A genome region from Vulpes lagopus strain Blue_001 chromosome 7, ASM1834538v1, whole genome shotgun sequence includes the following:
- the CDC37 gene encoding hsp90 co-chaperone Cdc37: MVDYSVWDHIEVSDDEDETHPNIDTASLFRWRHQARVERMEQFQKEKEELDRGCRECRRKVAECQRKLKELEVAEGEGSKVELERLQAEAQQLRKEERSWEQKLEEMRKKEKSMPWNVDTLSKDGFSKSMVNTKPEQAEEESEEVREQKHKTFVEKYEKQIKHFGMLRRWDDSQKYLSDNVHLVCEETANYLVIWCIDLEVEEKCALMEQVAHQTIVMQFILELAKSLKVDPRACFRQFFTKIKTADRQYMEGFNDELEAFKERVRGRAKLRIEKAMKEYEEEERKKRLGPGGLDPVEVYESLPEELQKCFDVKDVQMLQDAISKMDPTDAKYHMQRCIDSGLWVPNSKSSEAKDGEEAGPGDPLLEAGPKAGDKKDVSA, from the exons ATGGTGGACTACAGCGTGTGGGACCACATCGAGGTGTCTGACGATGAGGACGAGACGCACCCCAATATCGACACGGCCAGCCTCTTCCGCTGGCGGCACCAG GCCCGGGTGGAGCGCATGGAGcagttccagaaggagaaggaggagctggACAGGGGCTGCCGCGAGTGCAGGCGCAAGGTGGCTGAGTGCCAGCGGAAGCTGAAGGAGCTGGAGGTGGCCGAGGGCGAGGGCAGCAAGGTGGAGCTGGAACGGCTGCAGGCCGAGGCTCAGCAGCTGCGCAAGGAGGAGCGGAGCTGGGAGCAGAAGCTGGAGGAGATGCGCAAGAAGGAGAAGAGCATGCCCTGGAACGTGGACACGCTCAGCAAGGACGGTTTCAGCAAG AGCATGGTCAATACCAAACCAGAGCAGGCGGAGGAGGAGTCggaggaggtgagggagcagAAACACAAAACCTTCGTGGAGAAGTACGAGAAACAGATCAAGCACTTTG GCATGCTCCGCCGCTGGGATGACAGCCAGAAGTACCTATCAGACAATGTCCACCTGGTGTGCGAGGAGACAGCCAACTACCTGGTCATCTGGTGCATTGACCTAGAGGTGGAGGAG AAATGTGCACTCATGGAGCAAGTGGCCCACCAGACCATTGTCATGCAGTTCATCCTGGAGCTGGCTAAGAGCCTGAAGGTGGATCCCCGTGCCTGCTTCCGGCAGTTCTTCACTAAGATCAAG ACAGCTGACCGCCAGTACATGGAGGGCTTCAACGATGAACTCGAGGCCTTCAAGGAGCGCGTGCGGGGCCGCGCCAAGCTGCGCATCGAGAAGGCCATGAAGGAGTACGAGGAGGAGGAGCGCAAGAAGCGGCTGGGTCCTGGTGGCCTGGACCCTGTTGAAGTCTATGAGTCTCTACCTGAG GAACTCCAGAAATGCTTTGACGTGAAGGATGTGCAGATGCTCCAAGATGCCATCAGCAAGATGGACCCCACC GATGCGAAGTACCACATGCAGCGCTGCATCGACTCCGGCCTCTGGGTCCCCAACTCCAAGTCCAGCGAGGCCAAGGATGGGGAGGAGGCGGGCCCTGGGGACCCCTTGCTGGAAGCTGGCCCCAAGGCAGGCGACAAGAAGGATGTCAGCGCCTGA